The following is a genomic window from Episyrphus balteatus chromosome 1, idEpiBalt1.1, whole genome shotgun sequence.
ATTTTCCGGGGATGAATTTCACAAATAACGCTCTTTGGGGATTCTTAGCGAAATGCTGCAGAAAACCTTATACCAACTGGTCAAAAAGCTTAATGGTTAGAGGctgaatcataaaaaaaaaaaatgttttatacaacCGTAATAATACTGtactgtacagaaaaaaaaaaaattaaataagttttaagcGTTCTAGTTAGAGAATTaatcacaaatttttgaaaattttcatcggtcataatcTTGTGGCCTTTAGATTTCAAAATATTGCAGAGTTCATTTGGGGCAatatccaaataaaaataaaataaaattcttaaccAATTACAAATTTACGAATCCATTATATTAAATAAGTCTGATTCTTTCTCTGCAAATCTTCTTCCCTTTGGCCATTTAATTAACTTTATATCAAGCTTATATCTTAAAAGAAGTTTCTCTACTAAGCCTTTAGTTGCTACTAAACAAACTTTTAACAACCCTTTAATCGTACATACAACAAGACATTACCTATATATAAGCTGCGTTACTTTGGcaacatttatctactgcttagtacttaaagctatttgaactaattttttcaagagcaaaagtagttcaaagtagtattaagcagtagataaatttTCCCAAATTAACGCAGTTATACATTTAATTATTCTAGgtctttttttcttcgaaaatacaaaatttatttactacttctttgtaaaacataattttggGACTACTTTTTGCCTTTTGTCTTTTGCTAGTCTCAAAAGAATACCTTTTTTGTTAGATCTTctgattttttctgttataaaattaattaatacaaaatacctCATTTGGTAATCAATTCACCATACTAAATATTTTCTCATCTTTAACCCAGGTAATTATTCTATTTGAGGAAAATTTCGTCACTTGTTAATATAAGAACACACATTTTTTGACtcatctttgaacaaaaaatatgattGTATGATGCGATACATGTCTAGCCTATAGCATCTCTACAATAATAGCTTTTAGCTTATGTCAGAAATAAACAATATAATggaaaatttacttaaaaatcaaaataacctAATAGATGTAAAATTATAAATGAAATTACCAAAattaaaataccaaaatttatcaattcattattttgattaaaactgataaaatttgaaagCCATCGACcgataacaaaattattaagacTTATATTTATTTACCTTGTTGGACTGGGACTCGAGCAACTTGATATTCCCGATGGCAAATTCACTTGCAGCGGATTGCTCATTTCATCTGATTTGCAAGACCAATTCTCTGTTACTAAAGTCAAATCCTCCCAACTCTGAGACATTTGTATAGCACTGTGTACCTCACGTTCGTGATTGACTTCACGACTGTTCAAATCAGCGCATTCCTCTTGTCGCAACTGTGACACTCGTGGAGTTAACCTAGGAACTGGAGTTGTTGCTCCAGCTCCTCCTCCTCCACCAGCTGCTGCTGCAGCAGCAACTCCTAGAGGGCTAAAACTCGCTGAATAACGACGTGCCCGTGGAGCGAATATATTAAAAACTGGAGCTGGTGATACTTCTCTATAAGATGGACAACGAAAATGAATTTGTGTGACAAGTTGCCATTTTGAAACAACTTCTTACCTGGAAGGTGGATTCGATATTTGTGGCACAGTTGATGTTGCAGTTGTCGATGTCATTTTCTCAATTGATTGGGCAAATTGATGTTTAGGTAGAATTTGTTGTTTCTTGGGTGTTTGATTGTTTACGATTGAACTCGTggccaacgacgacgacgatggctGTTGCTGATTCGGAAGTTGGTTATTTATGATTGGCACACTTAGGCATCGTTTCAAAGACTTTGAAACGTCAACATCCATTGCCAGATGTTTAAAATTGACAAAAGTACTTAATATAAAACCCTCCTCCCTCGTGTCTTTTATTGTATTGTTCCCAAATCAACAAAACCCACGCAAAATCAGATTAGAACCAACAAATTCTAGCCTCTTGTAAATTTCTTCCCTGTTGTCACAACTCGACTCCGACActaccaaaaaccaaaaatgaaacaaaaaaaaaaaaccaaacaaatgtcaatttattttatatgcaaGTGCAGCAGCACTAGCAACAGCGACTGTCATTTTGATTTTATGTATCTAAATGGGCAAGAAGTTGTTCTTCCAACAATTTTTCTATTGAAGATTTCTTTgttaattttcatgaaaaattgggcaggttttttaatatatagaatattcttaatttatattttaatttggtATATGTTTTAgttaataattttaatgataaattgatatttaaaagatataaaaatatgtatccTTTCTTACCAATTCAATTTGTGATGGtttaattgaaattgatttttctcgatggaaaaataagaattttggtgaaaattttattccaaacgaattagaaatatttttaattgatttttttaataaaaatcaaaacacacGATAATGATAAATTGCGATTTTATGCAAAAACTTGTGtgaaaattttcagaaaattttttgcTGACATCTTTGATTTTTCTTCGgaggttggttggttggttgagGTCAGTGGttctcaaactttttttttgattttttttttgatacaagcAAGTTCTTTCTGAGGGcgagttataattttttttgtttttgtagtaggTAGGTTATGCTCTTTCTCGCTCTTGCATAATTAAAACTCCTGCAGCTCCTGTTTTTCGGGTAATTTTGaggtttcttttctttttaatttgatgATGCATAAAATTATATCGCAAAtgataatagaaataaaatttaattctgaattttgattaaaattaattcaGAGAACGATCGAAGTCTTTGTGTGTATGAGAATGAAAAAAGAGGTCCAAATgcaaaatgaaattgattgaataTTATGGTATTTAATGGAGGATTCTacataataatttgaaaattaggAATTTGCAATTCTGGAAATGGGTCTGTCTGGgatgttgaaataaaaaaaaaaaatcttcttaatttttattcatgcgaaaattcaaattaaattatcgTTATCAATACCCAAAAAGTGATGCCAAATtgataacttttaaaaatgtaggtgggttttttttttgcaagcccaagaaaatttgatattgcaaaatggtaaaaaataatttaattatgtatattttgaacaaaaaaaaaaaaaaaaaaacaattaaaaaaaaaaataattaattataatttttgaaaacaacaaacaaaaaaaagtatatcagCTGATTTTAAACTGCTCGCGTTCAATATACGAAAGTTGAAGTTATGTGAAATTTTGTCGAAATTTTTAAtctgtcagaaaaaaaaaattgcttagaGCAAGTAGAATAAACGTGATTCAGGTTTCGTTCAAGAATTTAACTTTCCGATTTCAGCCGATTAGTTGTGGTTCAAAATTGGATCAAGCATGGATTTTTGGctatattttaaacaaattcttgtttatgttttcttcttcttcttatattttatttggatAATCTCAGATTTTACCGATTTCTGAAGATAACATTTGCTGAGTCAAggattaaaaatttgttcaacATTCAACTGACCCTTAATAATTTTGGTGTTAAAGCCcgcacacagaaaaaaaaatagtcatatttaactattttcatatataaatcgggataactatgtattttaaatatgtagttaaaaatagttatttttgtgaatattttaatagtcaatcgaagtattttccaaattaactattaaatagtcaattttaacaTTAAGTTATTTGagactatttaaatagttagATACAAATAATTTCCCCTCCCGTTTATTCGGGAGgggaaattatataaaaaacctaacctaaaaatgaaaaaaataaatattaaattgttttttttttttttttattttattagaatcgttttttttttaattaatgatgcAAACGAAACATGATGAGCGGCCAAAATAAGGGCTCGCGGAATTTCTAGATACCCATATATGTATCTGTATGATAGGAGATTTAAAGAACAGCTGATTATTGTTCATAAACGTATCGGATACTTGGATAGCCTGTCCTATATGTACGTGTACGGCACCCATTGCAATTTCAACGTGATACTGtatctacacggagaaaaaaagcacagtacacatatacaataggggtattcacgatctggtgcaacaggtctagtaaaagtgtaaaattttatttttttacaatagatcgtgaacgcacctcttcttatctatagtaaatattgaatgaaATCCATGATATGATTTGTATCAGCTTCGCtcctttttttttacggagttgtCCTTCCATcgatgcttcttctttttttccattttttataatttaattctttgttttgttcgtattaattatttttcacaaattacatcaaaagaaacaaaataagtgGCGACGAAtattataaacagaataaaaaagataaactgttcATCATGGCGCGGCAAGCTGCCATatctttcaaaaagaatttactccattgtatttttatgttgcaacagggttagggtatagctttttttttttgtagtgttgtaagattttacacttttgcaatgatactagaccagttgcatcggatcgtgaatacccttaATGTAATATATTccgagtttttatttttttttcaagttcgcGCAGGTTGTCAAAATCGGAGCTCAAAAGAGAGGAACTGTCACTTTTCTGTGATTCTTATTGGTAACTCtcttgtttacaattttttttttattagtagtagtagttttttttattacactACATGCAATTTGACAGCTCCTCACTTTTGATCTTCTTTGTTTGCTAGCTGCTTTTCACGTGAATCTCAGATCGGATTCACACATTCGATTCACTTTAACTCTACCTTGCCATTCTACTATCCATCGGGTGAACTGCATTATCATACCTCTACTTGACGTCCACGTAAACatgaacttaacaaaaaaaaatggcgacgaagtaaattgcaagataaaaaattgtatgtacacTTACCGTTATTACCGACGTGAGTTTGATTTAATTGGTGAATATTTAGAGATtaccacccccccccccccatggATAGCAGAACAGTGCTGTTTAGTTGCACTTTATCATACTTACGTCCAACAgtaggcttgtgtagttcgcgaacgaactagttcgatgaactagttcatcttggtgaactagtgaacttagttcagttacttagttcacttacttagttcaatttagttcgcgaatagcgaaaaagatttttttcaacaaactaaacagcGACCTAGAGCAGTCGTTATATGGCATTACAAAACTTGGTCCTTGTCTTATACGCCGACAGCGTCCTTTTAACCCGACAGACGTTTAAAGAATAGGGGTTCAGAAAccaaagtgcatatgaaattgcatccaattctttgtggagcgaaatcagttcttctgctctacctcaagatttagatgtaaaacaaaaaGCACAAGGTCGCTTGTGCTTGTGCCAGTATCAGCGTTTCTTCTTCAAGCACCACTTATtcttatttctgagcaagaacaaaaacaagcagcatcttggtccttgcatttctatgattttgatttaatgaaagcaaaacgaACTTCTTCTAGACTTTCGTCAGGGACCAGAAAGCTCGACAAGTATAtgaacgaaataaaaaataaaaaataaaatatgtaactGTTATTTTaaggttgtatttgttttattatgcagaatgcgtcaattttacataaatttacataattataatttacataataaacaaactaattttgttttttaattctaacaaaatcggagtgattaaaataaattgaactaaaatgaactagttcagaactagttcagtatcgtgatttgaactaaagtgatcgatcactcaaatgaactaaagtgcccaactctatccaacagtgagatagcatgGTGGTAAGGCACTCGCGTAGTGACgcaacagttgtaggttcgatccccagtggttgctagttcttttttttattaaaatgtttttacataaaaataagatgatttaccgctaaaataaatggatttcttttaaatctgcgcattcaagaaatttgtTGATTTGTCACCTAAAATtaaagacggaagtcatcttagcaaaaaaaaacatgcagaaatcagcttaatttaaggtggcaaccgcttatttttatgtggtcttttttctccgtgtatctaTCTGTTCTATTGGAAAAAGTATCAAGTAATAATGTTTTGTCACGCACAATGTAAACCTGAGAAAATCGTAGGCTGGGTTCGGAATTTCCTCCTTTTGgagtagatttttatttaagacaTTTAATTAGTGCTGATAAAATAGAGTTTGTATAGAACGATGGATCTTGGATGGatcaatttaaaatgaattgACACTATTGATATTGAATAACGTTAATTCGCACCAAAGAAGGcaaattatattaatttccctttggatttgaaaaaaatggaatgcATGTGAAAATCTGTCTCAAAAAGAGATTTGAAAagtagcgatttttttttattggaattcatttaaggaaaaagcAGATCGAATTTTTAGTTGTTTGGAATTGGAATTCGACATTAAATTGGTTTTCTAAAATTGAGTATGCCATCATATcatcattattttatttttgactaaaagtggacatgtgccgttttttcCCTGGACCCTTCAAACATAATTTGGTTGCACTAAGATGCCGAAAATAATGATTAACGAATTGAACGGAAAATTATTGAATATTTGCAGGTTGGCATCCCACATCGGCCTGCTCTTTCTTCCACAAATTGTTGGCGTCATGGACTCTCAAATTTCTCTGTATCAAATCGGTACCCAAACACACAAATACCATAAACATACCTtacttattataattttattttggtaaATTTTGACTTGAAGACTCTCTGTAAATACATTTTACTtacttaaattgtttaaatcacaaagttttttttcaaaaaataacattttgaaaCATTCCTTGTGCATTCCCCTATCACACTTTTCTTGTAGAAAAAATTCTTCCGTATTCGAATGTTGCGTGGTACGAAAATTCCACTTTCCGAATTCTCATTTCAAAAGTAGTAAATTTCATTCCGCTTTAGAAATAGAGAGTACAAAATATtcgttttagaatttttttattttcgaaacgAAATACAGAGTAGGACCcctaattgtttttgtttaccttGTTTTGATGGGGTTTTCCAAGTCCGTTCCTTTATAACTGGCCCTTAAGATACCATTTAaactcaaacttttttttttaatttgatatggTCCTTATTATGCTTAcatcgaaaaaaatcaaacacaaataattatttttaaaacaaataaacattttatttgaatgtATAATGTTAtgtttaaatatataatatatatttacgaaaaaaaaacataaaatgatctaTCCATATATGATTATTATTtagataaatcatttttttttaaatatttgtattattattttttttttctattaatttagTTACACATGGTTTAACAGAGATACATTAATAGCTACCTAATGAATATACTATATAATAATGAATTCacattaaatgttattttttttattgtaaaaaaaaaatacaaatatcatAACGTAAATaacatttataagaaaaaataataaaaaaaaacaagaaactgtCGTTGAGTTAAAATTATATCGAATGAAacttatttggaaaaaaatcttattaaaatttatatagtttcaattataattaaattatattaaatatttatttaattttttcataacacagttgaatttcatttaacacgcatttgtatataatatatatttattttcttcttttggaaaaaagaaattattaaaatgtaataataattagttaataataattataagaaAATGTTAAGATTTATTTGgcctttctttttttctttacattaAGTTTAAATTgggcagattttttttctttaattttttgtttagtttttttttttttaatttaaatgttttcatgaaattgtttgtaaatttgtttaaaaattcatttaaaatttaaatgttaaagcTGGCATATAATTTACAgcgaatattttttcaattaaatattttctacgtatttgtttttttttttttattttcttttttgtttgaacaattccatttattcatttatgtataattttaaatgtttttttttttgttttttaattctaccATGAGctcaaagtttaattttatttatctaaataaatttaatgatttatttatttttttaaaatttttatattttaatccaaaaagaaaatatttgaatcAAAACTAATTCTTAATCTATATTGGatggttttttacttttttgtgttttgagcTCAGATGTGCAAGATCCggcttacattttttgtttcttttttttattattttttaagaaatattcataATAAATGTTCTTaaggtaaaaaaatttatttatacaaataaaattggtaggttttatttttttgtttgttttttttctttatggcAAAAACATGTTCATCAACTAAGAGATCAAAATGAAAGAtgattcttaaaaattaaaaaaatattgcgaGCTTAGTTACGAGAAAGAGAGAGACTTAAAGACTTGTGCTCCAGATGTGGTATTCTCATTATTTTGTGTGTTTacaacacaaagtcaaaaaatacACTCTTACAATTTAAATTCCtaaattaaattgcaataaaaagaGAATTAACAGAAATTCATGTTGGTTGGTCTGGCTTGACCTTTCACTGAATCgaatgcacatttttttttcaagattaaaactaatttcaataaaagaataaaacaaaaaaaaagagagatttaaaaaaaaatcattcaaatacaaatattatttAGAGATTTTAGCCGTCAGATAGTGCTGGAGTTACCCAACCATATTTTTCGTGCGTCTTTACTAAAGACCTGAAAGCTTCTTCAGCAGATCTCctgaaatgataaaaatgaaaataaaaaaagaaggtcaacatttgaatttaatttttacttctcAACAACTACAAACCTGCTAAATTCTTTTGTACTTTTTGGTTTCCTAGCTACTCGACCTTGTCCCTTGACTAAACTAGCCGCAAATTGCATGAGTACTGCTTCGACGGTATAGGCACTTGCCCATCCGCGTGGCGTCAATAATTCCATGCAAATTGCACCACCCTCCATGACGAATCCTTTTTCTATTCGCGGCTCAACCACTCTCATGAATGGTGGGGCAAAGGGAAAATTCTCCGGAAATACCAAATGTAACAGGATAAATGGAATGTTCAGCTCGACCATGTCCTCGGCTAGTGGTGAATCCGGGTCGATAATATGCAAGCGAGCATACCATTCGTATAGATTGTCGTTCACCAGTTCGACCTGTGGAATGCGTTCAAAATGAGAAAAACAAACTCAGTACAAAAAGGCTATATGAACATAtatgtattataaaaaaaaagcagacgTTGTTGGTTGGgttgttgttccatttttgTGTGATGTGTTGTGGCAATTAGTTTTTTAAGTGGTATGCTTggtgttttgataaaaaaaatagaacattttGCATGAATTACAGTTTTAGATCTATTGTGATAGGGGAGGGAGGGAGGTTATATAATTTTCAAAGTGTCGCGCTTAAAATGCAATCCTTACGTAAATTGGAAACATAAATTAACAGCAAACAGTTTATGGAaagttcattttatttgttCGTCAAATGGAATTTTGAGGGTGGTGgcatatttaaaaatgtaggcTCGTTCGGTTCGTTTAACTTTAAACCTATATCACACATTTCTGTAGTTAAAAGTAACTTCATGATTTAAAGAACACAGGAAGTCTTGTATTGAGTAGAAAGGCATTAGAGTGCGT
Proteins encoded in this region:
- the LOC129915337 gene encoding ubiquitin-conjugating enzyme E2Q-like protein CG4502, whose amino-acid sequence is MSSRSKEKVAAAIRKLFKGNDKQSEGAEGNQPPAANGGPSGSPGRRLRRGVSPASSKSTLKLNDSTIRSRRLMKEFREIQRMQNSAMGPIFTVELVNDNLYEWYARLHIIDPDSPLAEDMVELNIPFILLHLVFPENFPFAPPFMRVVEPRIEKGFVMEGGAICMELLTPRGWASAYTVEAVLMQFAASLVKGQGRVARKPKSTKEFSRRSAEEAFRSLVKTHEKYGWVTPALSDG